In the Leishmania donovani BPK282A1 complete genome, chromosome 29 genome, one interval contains:
- a CDS encoding dihydrolipoamide dehydrogenase, putative has translation MKRTIFAWTRKFDVCVLGGGPAGIAAAVRAYELGKKACIIEESRIGGADFWNGALQSKTLWEMAKFARYTMGNTSHRFMKSVGELPKIKHSNLLKAITNAAETRETQTLEVLANAEIEVLFGFGSFKTPNSVAVAKKDGTEETVEADYFVIATGAHPRPHPTAVADGKVVFTSDDIMMQPLPKSVVIIGAGVIGCEFASIFANFGVTQVNIIEKSGRILPMEDEDISLFVQTLLEQKGVCFHHHSAMESSSINDGKFHYTLRDVRDNSIHHHVTDSALVSIGRVPAISKLNLEAIGVMVKNNRIDRDEFLRIEPHKHIYACGDTCTRVALVNVAELEGRACIDHMYTPYPEEQLKLKLDNLSTIMFLDQEVAAVGLNEQQCQKMSISYKMARYSYEYVGRALAMGNTRGFIKLVVTNDKKMQVLGVRAVGPHASSIIELASLAIHNRDSAHDLRNLHAVYPAITQGFQECLHMLLGSSILKPDVFPKLVVREWNPPHFEHGRAYAHNK, from the coding sequence ATGAAGCGCACTATCTTTGCATGGACGAGGAAATTCGATGTTTGCGTGCTAGGCGGTGGTCCAGccggcatcgccgcggccgtcCGCGCGTACGAACTAGGGAAAAAGGCCTGCATTATTGAAGAGTCCCGTATCGGCGGTGCTGACTTTTGGAATGGCGCGCTGCAGTCCAAGACATTGTGGGAAATGGCGAAATTCGCGCGATACACCATGGGCAACACGTCTCACCGTTTCATGAAGTCCGTTGGCGAGCTTCCAAAGATAAAGCACAGCAACCTCCTCAAGGCCATCACGAACGCCGCCGAAACGCGCGAAACTCAGACGCTGGAGGTTCTCGCCAACGCCGAAATCGAGGTGCTTTTCGGATTCGGTTCTTTTAAGACGCCGAACTCGGTAGCTGTCGCGAAGAAAGATGGCACGGAGGAAACTGTCGAGGCGGATTACTTTGTGATTGCCACAGGTGCCCACCCACGACCTCACCCAactgccgtcgccgacggaAAGGTTGTCTTCACCTCCGATGATATAATGATGCAACCGCTTCCCAAGAGTGTTGTTATTATCGGCGCGGGTGTCATCGGATGTGAGTTCGCGTCAATTTTCGCCAATTTCGGAGTCACGCAAGTGAATATTATTGAAAAAAGCGGCCGTATTTTGCCTATGGAGGACGAAGATATCTCACTCTTCGTACAAACACTTCTTGAGCAAAAAGGTGTTTGTTTTCATCATCACTCCGCGATGGAGAGCAGTAGCATCAATGATGGAAAGTTCCACTACACTCTTAGAGATGTCCGTGACAACTCTATTCATCATCATGTCACGGACAGCGCTCTGGTCTCCATCGGACGCGTGCCAGCCATTTCAAAGCTGAATTTGGAGGCAATCGGCGTCATGGTAAAAAACAACCGCATCGACCGAGACGAATTCCTTCGCATTGAaccacacaaacacatcTATGCTTGTGGAGATACCTGCACGCGTGTCGCCCTCGTCAACGTCGCTGAACTGGAGGGACGTGCATGCATCGACCATATGTACACACCATATCCCGAGGAGCAATTGAAGCTCAAGCTGGACAATCTCTCCACCATCATGTTCCTTGATCAAGAAGTGGCAGCTGTCGGACTAAATGAGCAGCAGTGTCAAAAGATGTCCATCAGCTACAAGATGGCACGATACAGCTACGAATACGTAGGGCGTGCATTAGCTATGGGCAACACGAGAGGTTTTATCAAACTAGTTGTAACAAACGACAAAAAGATGCAAGTTctcggcgtgcgcgcagtgGGTCCCCATGCAAGCAGTATTATTGAGCTCGCATCGCTGGCTATCCACAACCGTGACTCTGCACACGACTTGCGCAATCTTCACGCCGTCTACCCCGCTATCACTCAAGGATTCCAAGAGTGTCTTCATATGCTTTTAGGCTCCTCGATTTTGAAACCTGACGTCTTCCCGAAACTTGTTGTTCGGGAATGGAATCCACCTCATTTCGAGCACGGGCGCGCGTACGCGCACAATAAATGA
- a CDS encoding 40S ribosomal protein S15A, putative — translation MTMMSVLANALRTIASAERRGKRQVLIRPSSKVVVKFLQVMQKHGYIGEFEIIDDHRAGKIVVNLNGRLNKCGAICPRFDCATTDYEKWMKNILPSRQFGFVVLTTSLGIMDHEEARSRNTGGKVLGFFY, via the coding sequence ATGACGATGATGAGCGTTCTCGCGAACGCGCTTCGCACCATTGCGAGCGCGGAGCGCCGTGGCAAGCGCCAGGTGCTCATCCGCCCCTCCTccaaggtggtggtgaagtTCCTGCAGGTGATGCAGAAGCACGGCTACATTGGCGAGTTCGAGATCATCGATGACCATCGCGCTGGCAAGATCGTCGTTAACCTGAACGGCCGCCTGAACAAGTGCGGTGCTATCTGCCCGCGCTTCgactgcgccaccaccgactACGAGAAGTGGATGAAGAACATCCTGCCCTCCCGTCAGTTCGGCTTCGTGGTGCTGACGACCTCGCTCGGCATCATGGACCACGAGGAGGCCCGCTCCCGCAACACCGGTGGTAAGGTGCTCGGCTTCTTCTACTAA